From a region of the Xanthomonas rydalmerensis genome:
- a CDS encoding PA4780 family RIO1-like protein kinase produces the protein MKIPPSLQPLIDDGVIDGVLRPLKSGKEAAVYVVQAGDDVLCAKVYKDMAQRSFQARVQYQEGRKVRGSRQARAIGKASKFGRREQEAAWKDTEANALYQLVDAGVHVPQPRGYFHGVLLMDLVTDADGQSAPRLGEVELEPAQAEAFHTQLVGDVVKMLCLGLVHGDLSEYNVLVGADGPVVIDFPQVVSAAGNNAARTMLLRDVHNLRDCLGRFAPELNATHYGEEMWALYEKGTLRPDSVLTGRFTFDTRRADVRAVRASIEDARQEAIIRQQGREAAEQDD, from the coding sequence ATGAAGATCCCCCCGAGCCTGCAGCCGCTGATCGACGATGGCGTCATCGACGGCGTGCTGCGCCCGCTCAAGAGCGGCAAGGAGGCCGCGGTCTACGTGGTCCAGGCCGGTGACGACGTGCTCTGCGCCAAGGTCTACAAGGACATGGCGCAGCGCAGCTTCCAGGCCCGCGTGCAGTACCAGGAAGGGCGCAAGGTGCGCGGCAGCCGCCAGGCGCGGGCGATCGGCAAGGCCAGCAAGTTCGGCCGCCGCGAGCAGGAAGCCGCGTGGAAGGACACCGAGGCCAACGCCCTGTACCAGCTGGTCGATGCCGGCGTGCACGTGCCGCAGCCGCGCGGCTACTTCCATGGCGTGCTGCTGATGGACCTGGTCACCGATGCCGACGGCCAGAGCGCGCCGCGGCTGGGCGAAGTCGAGCTGGAACCGGCGCAGGCGGAGGCCTTCCACACGCAGTTGGTCGGCGACGTGGTGAAGATGCTGTGCCTGGGCCTGGTCCATGGCGATCTGTCCGAATACAACGTGCTGGTCGGCGCCGATGGCCCGGTGGTGATCGATTTCCCGCAGGTGGTGAGCGCCGCCGGCAACAACGCCGCCCGCACCATGCTGCTGCGCGACGTGCACAACCTGCGCGACTGCCTGGGCCGCTTCGCGCCCGAGCTCAACGCCACCCATTACGGCGAGGAGATGTGGGCGCTGTACGAGAAGGGCACGCTGCGCCCGGACAGCGTGCTCACCGGCCGCTTCACCTTCGATACCCGCCGTGCCGACGTACGCGCGGTGCGCGCCTCGATCGAGGACGCGCGGCAGGAAGCCATCATCCGCCAGCAGGGCCGCGAGGCCGCCGAGCAGGACGACTAG
- a CDS encoding alpha/beta hydrolase, with product MYFDPDVVRFFALAQQSGQPPMEELPLPEARAMMRGVAAQFGFARLEMAEVRDLQAPGPATPIPLRLYRPHGLDAGPAPTCLYAHGGGGVVGDLDSHDDVCRQLAARAGCQVLAVDYRLAPEHPAPAGIEDVIAVLHWLAAHPGEVGADAQRLAVAGDSMGGALAASAALAARDAGIALRCQILIYPLTDVRPDNPFPSRVHNAGIPPLTEAAMRFFDNQYLPDPSLGSDWRISPVVAPDVAGVAPALVVLADRDALHDEGLHYAQRLREAGVETLVRVHPGMIHGFINMGGVMRVAGETLDLAALLLRQRLLPVVVRD from the coding sequence ATGTATTTCGATCCAGACGTCGTCCGTTTCTTCGCCCTGGCGCAGCAGTCCGGGCAGCCACCGATGGAGGAACTGCCCTTGCCCGAGGCGCGGGCGATGATGCGTGGCGTCGCTGCGCAGTTCGGTTTCGCGCGTTTGGAAATGGCAGAGGTCCGCGACCTGCAGGCGCCGGGTCCGGCCACGCCGATTCCGCTGCGCCTGTACCGGCCGCACGGCCTCGACGCAGGCCCGGCGCCGACCTGCCTCTACGCGCATGGCGGTGGCGGCGTGGTCGGCGACCTCGACTCGCACGACGACGTGTGCCGACAACTGGCAGCGCGTGCCGGCTGCCAGGTGCTAGCGGTGGACTACCGGCTGGCGCCCGAGCATCCGGCGCCGGCCGGCATCGAGGACGTGATCGCCGTGTTGCACTGGTTGGCCGCGCACCCGGGCGAGGTCGGCGCCGATGCGCAGCGCCTGGCCGTCGCCGGCGACAGCATGGGCGGCGCCCTGGCGGCGAGCGCCGCGCTGGCCGCGCGCGATGCCGGCATCGCCCTGCGCTGCCAGATCCTGATCTATCCGCTCACCGACGTGCGCCCGGACAATCCCTTCCCCTCGCGCGTACACAACGCCGGCATCCCGCCGCTGACCGAAGCGGCGATGCGCTTCTTCGACAATCAGTATCTGCCCGACCCGTCGCTTGGGTCGGACTGGCGCATCTCGCCGGTGGTCGCGCCGGACGTGGCCGGCGTCGCCCCGGCGCTGGTGGTACTGGCCGACCGCGACGCGCTGCACGACGAAGGCCTGCACTACGCGCAGCGCCTGCGCGAGGCGGGCGTGGAAACCCTGGTGCGTGTCCACCCCGGCATGATCCACGGCTTCATCAACATGGGCGGCGTCATGCGCGTGGCCGGCGAAACCCTGGACCTGGCGGCGCTGCTGCTGCGACAGCGTCTGCTGCCGGTGGTCGTCCGGGACTGA
- the mnmG gene encoding tRNA uridine-5-carboxymethylaminomethyl(34) synthesis enzyme MnmG, producing MSDSFYRYDVIVIGGGHAGTEAALASARAGARTLLLTHNVETVGAMSCNPAIGGIGKGHLVKEIDALGGAMAQAADLAGIQWRTLNASKGPAVRATRCQADRNLYRSAIRRLVEAQPNLTLFQAAVDDLVMDGERVRGVLTQTGLRFEAAAVVLTAGTFLAGKIHIGQTQYAGGRAGDPPATALAQALRDGRFGVDRLKTGTPPRIDGRSLDYTAMEEQPGDDPLPVMSFLGEVAQHPRQVSCWITHTTERTHAIIRGALDRSPLYTGQIEGIGPRYCPSIEDKVVRFAEKASHQIFVEPEGLDVVEIYPNGISTSLPFDVQLELVRSIRGFERAHITRPGYAIEYDFFDPRGLKASLETKAMPGLFFAGQINGTTGYEEAAAQGLIAGLNAARQVRGLEPWSPRRDQAYIGVLIDDLITHGTSEPYRMFTSRAEYRLQLREDNADARLTGIGHDLGIVDATRWARFQAKQEAVARENERLRALWATPGNALGREVAATLGVAVSRETNVLDLIKRPELDYAALMRVPSLGPGVADTQVAEQVEIGIKYAGYLDRQREEIARQQRHEDTPIPATFDYAQVRGLSAEVQQKLERVRPQTVGQAQRIPGMTPAAISLLLVHLERARRSRVA from the coding sequence ATGAGCGACTCCTTCTACCGCTATGACGTGATCGTGATCGGCGGCGGCCATGCCGGCACCGAGGCGGCGCTGGCGTCCGCGCGTGCCGGCGCGCGCACCCTGCTGCTGACCCACAACGTGGAAACGGTGGGGGCGATGAGCTGCAACCCGGCCATCGGCGGCATCGGCAAGGGCCACCTGGTCAAGGAGATCGACGCGCTGGGCGGGGCGATGGCCCAGGCCGCGGACCTGGCCGGCATCCAGTGGCGCACCCTCAACGCCTCCAAGGGCCCGGCGGTGCGCGCGACCCGCTGCCAGGCCGACCGCAACCTGTACCGCAGCGCGATCCGGCGCCTGGTCGAGGCGCAGCCGAACCTGACCCTGTTCCAGGCCGCGGTGGACGACCTGGTGATGGACGGCGAGCGCGTGCGCGGCGTGCTGACCCAGACCGGGCTGCGCTTCGAGGCCGCGGCGGTGGTGCTGACCGCCGGCACCTTCCTGGCCGGCAAGATCCACATCGGCCAGACCCAGTACGCCGGCGGCCGCGCCGGCGATCCGCCGGCCACCGCGCTGGCGCAGGCGCTGCGCGATGGCCGCTTCGGCGTGGACCGGCTCAAGACCGGCACCCCGCCGCGCATCGACGGGCGCAGCCTGGACTACACGGCGATGGAGGAACAGCCCGGCGACGATCCGCTGCCGGTGATGTCCTTCCTGGGCGAGGTCGCCCAGCATCCGCGCCAGGTCTCGTGCTGGATCACCCACACCACCGAGCGCACCCACGCCATCATCCGCGGCGCGCTGGACCGCTCGCCGCTGTACACCGGGCAGATCGAGGGCATCGGCCCGCGCTACTGCCCCTCGATCGAGGACAAGGTGGTGCGCTTCGCCGAAAAGGCCAGCCACCAGATCTTCGTCGAGCCGGAAGGCCTGGACGTGGTCGAGATCTACCCCAACGGCATCTCCACCTCGCTGCCGTTCGACGTGCAGCTGGAGCTGGTGCGCTCGATCCGCGGCTTCGAGCGCGCCCACATCACCCGCCCCGGCTACGCCATCGAATACGACTTCTTCGACCCGCGCGGGCTCAAGGCCTCGCTGGAGACCAAGGCCATGCCCGGGCTGTTCTTCGCCGGGCAGATCAACGGCACCACCGGCTACGAGGAAGCCGCCGCGCAGGGCCTGATCGCCGGCCTCAACGCCGCGCGCCAGGTGCGCGGGCTGGAGCCGTGGTCGCCGCGCCGCGACCAGGCCTACATCGGTGTGCTGATCGACGACCTGATCACCCACGGCACCAGCGAGCCGTACCGCATGTTCACCAGCCGCGCCGAGTACCGGCTGCAGTTGCGCGAGGACAACGCCGACGCGCGCCTGACCGGGATCGGCCACGACCTGGGCATCGTCGATGCAACGCGCTGGGCGCGCTTCCAGGCCAAGCAGGAGGCGGTGGCACGCGAGAATGAGCGCCTGCGCGCGCTGTGGGCCACGCCGGGCAACGCGCTGGGCCGCGAGGTCGCGGCCACGCTGGGCGTGGCGGTGAGCCGCGAAACCAATGTGCTGGACCTGATCAAGCGCCCGGAGCTGGACTACGCCGCGCTGATGCGGGTGCCGTCGCTGGGCCCGGGCGTGGCCGATACGCAGGTGGCCGAGCAGGTGGAGATCGGCATCAAGTACGCCGGCTACCTGGACCGCCAGCGCGAAGAGATCGCGCGCCAGCAGCGCCACGAAGACACCCCGATCCCGGCCACGTTCGACTACGCGCAGGTGCGCGGGCTGTCGGCCGAAGTGCAGCAGAAGCTCGAGCGCGTGCGTCCGCAGACCGTAGGCCAGGCGCAGCGCATCCCCGGCATGACCCCGGCCGCGATCTCGCTGCTGCTGGTGCACTTGGAACGGGCGCGGCGCAGCCGGGTGGCGTGA
- a CDS encoding pyridoxal-phosphate dependent enzyme has translation MVSRFLPEFGDVLAAAARIAAHARPTPVLRSQALDAITGAQLYFKAEHLQRGGAFKFRGACNAVWALDPAQAKRGVVTHSSGNHGAALALAARTRGIGCHVVVPEGAVAAKLANIARHGATLWRCAPSIAAREALCAQVQRDTGATLVHPYADPAVIAGQGTAALELLDASGGLDLLVVPVGGGGLAAGSRLALSARAPQAQLLLAEPAGAADTARSLAAGERRVDMQPDTVCDGLRGSLGEPNFALLHGHAEVLVVEDAATVAAMRLLWQVLKQVVEPSSAIALAAVLAQPARFAGRRVGVILSGGNVDLDALPWGAA, from the coding sequence ATGGTCTCACGTTTTCTGCCCGAGTTCGGCGACGTCCTGGCGGCCGCCGCACGCATTGCCGCGCACGCGCGGCCGACCCCGGTGCTGCGTTCGCAGGCGCTGGATGCCATTACTGGCGCACAGCTGTACTTCAAGGCCGAACACCTGCAGCGCGGCGGCGCGTTCAAGTTCCGCGGTGCCTGCAACGCGGTGTGGGCACTTGACCCGGCGCAGGCGAAGCGCGGCGTGGTCACCCACTCTTCCGGCAACCACGGCGCGGCCCTGGCACTGGCCGCGCGCACCCGTGGCATCGGCTGCCATGTGGTGGTGCCGGAGGGGGCGGTCGCCGCCAAGCTCGCCAACATCGCCCGCCACGGCGCCACGCTGTGGCGGTGCGCACCGAGCATCGCCGCGCGCGAGGCGCTGTGCGCCCAGGTGCAGCGCGACACCGGCGCGACCCTGGTGCATCCCTATGCCGATCCGGCGGTGATCGCCGGGCAGGGCACCGCCGCGCTGGAACTGCTGGACGCCAGCGGCGGGCTGGATTTGCTGGTGGTGCCGGTCGGCGGCGGCGGCCTGGCCGCGGGCAGCCGCCTGGCCCTGTCGGCGCGGGCGCCACAGGCGCAGCTGCTGCTGGCCGAGCCGGCCGGCGCCGCCGACACCGCGCGCTCGCTGGCCGCCGGCGAGCGCCGGGTGGACATGCAACCGGACACCGTCTGCGACGGCCTGCGCGGCAGCCTCGGCGAACCCAACTTCGCCCTGCTGCATGGCCATGCCGAGGTGTTGGTGGTCGAGGACGCGGCGACCGTGGCGGCGATGCGGTTGCTGTGGCAGGTGCTCAAGCAGGTGGTGGAGCCGTCCTCGGCGATCGCCCTGGCGGCGGTACTGGCGCAGCCGGCGCGCTTCGCCGGGCGCCGGGTGGGGGTGATCCTGTCCGGCGGCAACGTCGACCTGGACGCCTTGCCGTGGGGCGCGGCATGA
- a CDS encoding YdcF family protein, with amino-acid sequence MGRGMSARGGFRWLRWLLRLAALLGLWLLGVAIYIVWVGDRDQAAPADAIIVLGAAAYDAKPSPVFEERIRHGLDLYQRGYAPTLIFTGGFGNGARFAESQVARRYALRHDVPADAILIETVSRTTRQNLIEARRLMREHGLHRVIVVSDPLHMARALRLCQELQIDALASSTPSSRFRSFQTRWRFLLQELYFFHRDLLEQAA; translated from the coding sequence GTGGGGCGCGGCATGAGCGCGCGCGGCGGCTTCCGCTGGCTGCGCTGGCTGCTGCGCCTGGCGGCGTTGCTGGGGCTGTGGCTGCTGGGCGTGGCGATCTACATCGTCTGGGTCGGCGACCGCGACCAGGCGGCGCCGGCGGACGCGATCATCGTGCTCGGCGCGGCGGCCTACGACGCCAAGCCCTCGCCGGTGTTCGAGGAGCGCATCCGCCACGGCCTGGACCTGTACCAGCGCGGCTACGCGCCGACCCTGATCTTCACCGGCGGCTTCGGCAACGGCGCGCGCTTCGCCGAGTCGCAGGTGGCCCGGCGCTACGCGCTGCGCCACGACGTGCCGGCCGACGCGATCCTGATCGAGACGGTGTCGCGCACCACCCGGCAGAACCTGATCGAGGCGCGCCGGCTGATGCGCGAGCACGGCCTGCACCGGGTGATCGTGGTCAGCGATCCGCTGCACATGGCGCGGGCGCTGCGGTTGTGCCAGGAACTGCAGATCGACGCGCTGGCCTCGTCGACGCCGAGCAGCCGCTTCCGCAGCTTCCAGACCCGCTGGCGCTTCCTGCTGCAGGAGCTGTACTTCTTCCATCGCGACCTGCTGGAGCAGGCCGCCTGA
- a CDS encoding ketosteroid isomerase-related protein has product MSNHGVPVQDQAIALVQAYYAAFNRGDWDGMLGMLSDDVAHDLNQGARETGKEAFAAFLQRMNASYREQLQDIVVLAAQDGRRAAAEYVVHGEYHHTDTGLPEARGQRYVLPGGAFFDIRDGKIARVSNYYNLEDWIAQVSA; this is encoded by the coding sequence ATGAGCAACCACGGAGTTCCTGTGCAGGATCAGGCCATCGCCCTGGTCCAGGCCTATTACGCCGCGTTCAACCGCGGCGACTGGGACGGCATGCTGGGTATGCTCAGCGACGACGTCGCCCACGATCTCAACCAGGGCGCGCGCGAGACGGGCAAAGAGGCGTTCGCCGCCTTCCTGCAGCGCATGAATGCCAGCTACCGCGAGCAGTTGCAGGACATCGTGGTGCTGGCCGCGCAGGACGGTCGCCGCGCCGCGGCCGAGTACGTGGTGCACGGCGAATACCATCACACCGACACCGGCCTGCCGGAGGCGCGCGGCCAGCGCTACGTGCTGCCGGGCGGGGCGTTCTTCGACATCCGCGACGGCAAGATCGCCCGGGTCAGCAACTACTACAACCTGGAAGACTGGATCGCGCAGGTCTCCGCGTGA
- a CDS encoding ArnT family glycosyltransferase — translation MRALLRSPAVAVALLACTLALALLGMRGIWDADEGRYSNVALNMLHSGDWLTPRRSEDVAHWTKPPLTYWAIAASVAVFGPSPWAARLPSALAYLLCVLLVWRLAARLFPERPELPAQAALLYATMLAPFGASQWISTDFLLAACETLAVWAFVEARAHPPGQGKRWIAAMWAGFALAFMTKGPPGLLPLPALLLFNAVTPGPPRRALQISGIVLFAVLALPWYLAVIHGHPGLLQYFVGDEVVKRVASDAFGRNAQWYGWAVAYAPILVLGTLPWTPALARWAWQLPQHLRQWWRDPALRLQQAAPLLLTLWLLVPLLVLCLSRSRLPLYVLPLFVPLALLAAWQRAQEGRVPWRWPWLLAWCALLLALKLALALLPTHKDAGAWAQAIAQRAGAPVREVVFVEDMARYGLRLELGAQVRKIRLEPLPDAPRFGPEYDADLATLLRQPRAGRVWVCKEVAWPQVAERIAMQGMHAQALGVPYQGRVLFRVRPGSVAAAADRDR, via the coding sequence ATGCGCGCGCTGCTCCGTTCCCCGGCCGTCGCGGTGGCGCTGCTCGCCTGCACGCTCGCCCTGGCCCTGCTGGGCATGCGCGGGATCTGGGACGCCGACGAAGGCCGTTACTCCAACGTCGCGCTGAACATGCTGCACAGCGGCGACTGGCTCACGCCCCGGCGCAGCGAGGACGTGGCGCACTGGACCAAGCCGCCGCTGACCTACTGGGCGATCGCCGCCAGTGTTGCCGTCTTCGGGCCGTCGCCGTGGGCGGCGCGGCTGCCCTCGGCGTTGGCGTATCTGCTGTGCGTGCTGCTGGTCTGGCGCCTGGCCGCGCGGCTGTTTCCCGAACGGCCCGAACTGCCGGCGCAGGCGGCCCTGCTCTACGCGACCATGCTGGCGCCGTTCGGCGCGTCGCAATGGATTTCCACCGACTTCCTGCTCGCCGCCTGCGAGACCCTGGCGGTGTGGGCCTTCGTCGAAGCGCGGGCGCATCCGCCCGGCCAGGGCAAGCGTTGGATCGCGGCGATGTGGGCCGGCTTCGCCCTGGCGTTCATGACCAAGGGCCCGCCCGGCCTGCTGCCGCTGCCGGCACTGTTGCTGTTCAACGCGGTGACGCCTGGGCCGCCGCGGCGCGCGCTGCAGATCTCCGGCATCGTCCTGTTCGCGGTGTTGGCGCTGCCCTGGTATCTGGCGGTGATCCACGGCCATCCGGGATTGCTGCAGTATTTCGTCGGCGACGAGGTGGTCAAGCGTGTGGCCAGTGACGCGTTCGGGCGCAACGCGCAGTGGTACGGCTGGGCGGTGGCGTATGCGCCGATCCTGGTCCTGGGCACGCTGCCGTGGACGCCGGCGCTGGCGCGCTGGGCCTGGCAGCTGCCGCAGCACCTGCGACAGTGGTGGCGCGATCCTGCACTGCGCCTGCAGCAGGCCGCGCCGCTGCTGCTGACGCTGTGGCTGCTGGTGCCGCTGCTGGTGCTGTGCCTGTCGCGCTCGCGGCTGCCGCTGTACGTGCTGCCGCTGTTCGTACCGCTGGCGCTGCTGGCGGCATGGCAGCGCGCGCAGGAGGGGCGCGTGCCGTGGCGCTGGCCGTGGCTGCTGGCGTGGTGCGCGTTGTTGCTGGCGCTCAAGCTGGCGCTGGCGCTGCTGCCCACACACAAGGACGCCGGCGCCTGGGCGCAGGCGATCGCCCAGCGTGCCGGCGCACCGGTGCGCGAGGTGGTGTTCGTCGAAGACATGGCGCGCTACGGCCTGCGCCTGGAACTGGGCGCGCAGGTGCGCAAGATCCGCCTGGAGCCATTGCCCGACGCGCCGCGCTTCGGTCCCGAGTACGACGCCGACCTGGCGACGCTGCTGCGGCAACCACGTGCCGGCCGCGTGTGGGTGTGCAAGGAGGTGGCCTGGCCGCAGGTGGCCGAACGCATCGCCATGCAGGGTATGCACGCGCAGGCGCTCGGCGTGCCCTACCAGGGGCGGGTGCTGTTCCGGGTGCGGCCCGGCTCAGTCGCCGCGGCGGCGGATCGGGATCGCTGA
- the bioC gene encoding malonyl-ACP O-methyltransferase BioC has product MDPSAFDSQHIRRAFARAAASYDAAAALQREVQGRLLESLDYLGDRVPQVVLDVGSGPAHAAAAMKKRWPRAQVIALDQALPMLQQAKRQAGWWKPFGRVCADARALPLAEHSVDVIFSNLCLQWVEDLPAVFAGFRRVLKPGGLLLCSSFGPDTLIELREAFAQADRTTPHVSRFAPIAQFGDALMLSGFRDPVLDRDVFNLTYPDLAALMRELRAIGATNALQARRHTLTGRGRFAAATAAYEPLRGADGTLPSTWEVIYAHAWAPPPGAPIREGGGEIAAVPLSAIPIRRRGD; this is encoded by the coding sequence ATGGATCCTTCCGCGTTCGACTCCCAGCACATCCGCCGCGCGTTCGCGCGCGCCGCCGCCAGTTACGACGCCGCCGCGGCGCTACAGCGCGAGGTGCAGGGGCGCTTGCTGGAATCGCTGGACTACCTCGGCGACCGCGTCCCGCAGGTGGTGCTGGACGTGGGCAGCGGCCCGGCGCATGCCGCCGCGGCGATGAAGAAGCGCTGGCCGCGCGCGCAGGTGATCGCGCTCGACCAGGCCCTGCCGATGCTACAACAGGCCAAGCGCCAGGCCGGCTGGTGGAAGCCGTTCGGTCGCGTCTGCGCCGATGCGCGCGCGCTGCCGCTGGCCGAGCACAGCGTCGATGTGATCTTCAGCAATCTGTGCCTGCAGTGGGTCGAGGACCTGCCGGCGGTGTTCGCCGGGTTCCGCCGCGTGCTCAAGCCCGGCGGGCTGCTGCTGTGTTCCAGCTTCGGCCCGGACACGCTGATCGAACTGCGCGAGGCATTCGCCCAGGCCGACCGGACCACGCCGCATGTGAGTCGCTTCGCGCCGATCGCGCAGTTCGGCGATGCACTGATGCTGTCGGGCTTCCGCGATCCGGTGCTGGACCGCGACGTGTTCAACCTGACCTACCCGGACCTCGCCGCGTTGATGCGCGAACTGCGCGCGATCGGCGCCACCAACGCGCTGCAGGCGCGCCGCCATACCCTCACCGGCCGTGGCCGGTTCGCTGCCGCCACCGCCGCCTACGAGCCGCTGCGCGGCGCCGACGGTACCCTGCCCAGCACCTGGGAAGTGATCTACGCGCACGCCTGGGCACCGCCGCCGGGTGCGCCGATCCGCGAGGGCGGCGGCGAGATCGCCGCGGTGCCTCTGTCAGCGATCCCGATCCGCCGCCGCGGCGACTGA
- a CDS encoding SDR family oxidoreductase has translation MDLGIAGKWALVCAASKGLGLGCAQALAREGVHVTIVARGQAGLDAAAAQLRALDGGGEVVAVAADIATESGRAAALAACPQVDILINNAGGPPPGDFREWEREDWLRALDANMLAPIALIRATVDAMQARGFGRIVNITSAAVKAPIDSLGLSNGARAGLTGFVAGLARRTVAHNVTINNLLPGQFDTDRLRGNIAHAAQREGVDPAALAERKRRQIPAGRFGTAEEFGAACAFLCSAQAGYLSGQNLLLDGGSYPGTF, from the coding sequence ATGGACCTGGGAATCGCCGGCAAGTGGGCGCTGGTCTGCGCCGCGAGCAAGGGGCTGGGACTGGGCTGCGCGCAGGCGCTGGCCCGCGAAGGCGTCCACGTGACGATCGTGGCGCGCGGCCAGGCCGGGCTGGATGCGGCCGCGGCGCAGTTGCGCGCGCTCGACGGCGGTGGCGAGGTGGTCGCGGTGGCCGCGGACATCGCCACCGAATCCGGACGCGCCGCCGCACTGGCCGCCTGCCCACAGGTCGACATCCTGATCAACAACGCCGGCGGTCCGCCGCCCGGCGATTTCCGCGAGTGGGAACGCGAGGATTGGTTGCGCGCGCTCGACGCCAACATGCTGGCGCCGATCGCATTGATCCGCGCCACCGTCGATGCGATGCAGGCGCGCGGCTTCGGCCGCATCGTCAACATCACCTCGGCCGCGGTGAAGGCGCCGATCGACAGCCTGGGCCTGTCCAACGGGGCGCGCGCCGGCCTCACCGGCTTCGTCGCCGGACTGGCGCGGCGCACGGTGGCGCACAACGTCACCATCAACAACCTGCTGCCGGGGCAGTTCGACACCGATCGCCTGCGCGGCAACATCGCCCACGCCGCACAGCGCGAGGGTGTCGACCCCGCCGCACTGGCCGAACGCAAGCGCCGGCAGATTCCGGCCGGGCGCTTCGGCACCGCGGAGGAGTTCGGCGCGGCCTGCGCCTTCCTGTGCAGCGCGCAAGCCGGTTACCTGAGTGGACAGAACCTGTTGCTGGACGGCGGCAGCTATCCGGGGACGTTCTGA
- the bioH gene encoding pimeloyl-ACP methyl ester esterase BioH, with protein MHIDTLGQGPDLVLLHGWALNGGIFAPLVERLSAQYRLHLVDLPGHGHSRGDDTPLALPHVVSAIAAATPPAVWLGWSLGGLFALHAAATQPQVRGLAMLAATPRFVRGSDWPHAVEPQVFEQFGRDLAEDYRGTLDRFLALDTLGSAHARAELRTLRDALDARGAPDPHVLQDGLTLLERTDLRRALPGLRVPSLWIGGQRDRLVPPAGMEAAAALAPNARALIVAGGGHAPFLGHADAVAEALRDFLAALD; from the coding sequence ATGCATATCGACACCCTGGGACAAGGCCCCGACCTGGTCCTGCTGCACGGCTGGGCACTGAACGGCGGCATCTTCGCACCATTGGTCGAGCGCCTGTCGGCGCAGTACCGCCTGCACCTGGTGGACCTGCCCGGGCACGGCCACAGCCGCGGCGACGACACGCCGCTGGCGCTGCCGCACGTGGTCAGCGCGATCGCCGCGGCCACGCCGCCGGCAGTGTGGTTGGGCTGGTCGCTGGGCGGACTGTTCGCGCTGCACGCCGCCGCCACGCAGCCGCAGGTACGCGGCCTGGCGATGCTTGCGGCGACACCGCGCTTCGTGCGCGGCAGCGATTGGCCGCACGCGGTAGAGCCGCAGGTATTCGAACAGTTCGGCCGCGATCTCGCCGAGGACTACCGCGGCACCCTCGACCGCTTCCTGGCACTGGACACGCTCGGCTCGGCGCACGCCCGCGCCGAACTGCGCACCCTGCGCGACGCGCTCGACGCCCGCGGCGCACCCGACCCGCACGTGCTGCAGGACGGCCTGACCCTGCTGGAACGCACCGACCTGCGCCGCGCCCTGCCCGGCCTGCGCGTGCCCAGCCTGTGGATCGGCGGCCAACGCGACCGCCTGGTCCCGCCCGCGGGCATGGAGGCTGCCGCGGCGCTAGCGCCGAACGCGCGCGCACTGATCGTCGCCGGCGGCGGCCACGCCCCGTTCCTCGGCCATGCCGACGCCGTCGCCGAAGCGCTGCGCGACTTTCTGGCGGCGCTGGACTAG
- a CDS encoding DUF7079 family protein, with protein sequence MSAPDLAARRAVWDALAELYLDTAVDAHHPQIAAVLAASPFATDALRQMLRDDVHPRLAPNLLTPAGAWQGIDGDWLSAAIQRRSGVRRWSAWRTRDYPRRQWQLLLPQVLAQRAAH encoded by the coding sequence GTGAGCGCACCCGACCTCGCCGCGCGACGCGCGGTGTGGGACGCGCTGGCCGAGCTGTACCTGGACACCGCGGTCGACGCGCACCATCCGCAGATCGCCGCCGTGCTCGCCGCCTCGCCGTTCGCCACCGACGCGTTGAGGCAGATGCTGCGCGACGACGTGCATCCGCGGCTGGCGCCGAACCTGCTGACGCCGGCCGGCGCTTGGCAGGGCATCGACGGCGACTGGCTGAGCGCGGCGATCCAGCGCCGCAGCGGCGTGCGCCGCTGGTCGGCCTGGCGCACCCGCGACTATCCCCGCCGGCAGTGGCAGCTGCTGCTGCCACAGGTGCTGGCGCAGCGCGCGGCGCACTGA